One genomic window of Verrucomicrobiia bacterium includes the following:
- a CDS encoding efflux transporter outer membrane subunit: MKLARHKILVVIASVLVAGCAAGPDYKRPEAMATMPGAYSGATNEWKIAEPQASRPKGNWWEMFGDADLNRLEINAAVANQQLKAAVAAFDQARALTDVSRAGLFPHFDFSPSATREGDSLNRPINGKAAGKSQTFSFNTFTAPIDLTYEVDLWGRVRRSVESARSQEQASLDDLETIKLAIQAEVATDYFTLRALDAQTALLRSDIEVFQRSLELTQNRRGGGIASDLDVAQAETVLKTTQAELPGTMLQRAQFQHALAVLTGQPASTFAVAERPLDTAPPDIPPGLPSELLERRPDISAAERRMAAANASVGVARAAFFPTILFNGLGGFESLNAGTVFNWQSRFWSVGPSLTLPLFEGGRNVANLRAARAAYEQTVANYRQTVLAAFADVEDNLAAQNFLTVQGNAEIEALRAARKQLEIADNRYRAGLVTYLEVATAQNTALGIEITTVQLRGQQLVAAVALVKSLGGGWQNPFAAAQTSQPAAPSLTRKSD; the protein is encoded by the coding sequence ATGAAATTGGCCCGGCACAAAATCCTTGTGGTGATCGCGAGCGTGTTGGTGGCAGGCTGCGCGGCCGGCCCGGACTACAAACGCCCGGAAGCCATGGCCACCATGCCCGGCGCATACTCCGGCGCGACCAACGAATGGAAAATTGCCGAGCCGCAAGCCAGCCGGCCCAAAGGTAATTGGTGGGAGATGTTTGGGGACGCGGACCTGAACCGGTTGGAAATCAACGCCGCGGTTGCCAATCAGCAACTCAAGGCGGCGGTCGCGGCTTTCGACCAGGCGCGCGCGCTCACGGATGTGAGCCGGGCCGGATTGTTTCCGCACTTTGACTTCTCGCCATCCGCCACGCGGGAGGGCGATTCGTTGAACCGGCCCATCAATGGAAAGGCCGCGGGCAAGAGCCAGACATTCTCTTTCAATACGTTTACGGCGCCGATCGACCTCACGTACGAAGTGGACCTTTGGGGACGCGTGCGGCGCAGTGTTGAATCAGCAAGGTCCCAGGAACAGGCCAGCCTCGATGATTTGGAGACAATCAAGCTGGCGATCCAGGCCGAAGTGGCCACGGACTATTTTACGCTGCGCGCCCTCGACGCCCAGACCGCGTTGCTCCGATCGGATATTGAGGTTTTCCAACGATCGCTCGAATTGACGCAGAACCGTCGCGGTGGCGGCATCGCGAGCGACCTGGACGTCGCCCAGGCTGAAACGGTGCTCAAGACAACGCAGGCCGAACTCCCGGGGACCATGTTGCAGCGCGCGCAATTCCAACATGCTCTTGCGGTGTTGACCGGCCAACCAGCGTCCACGTTCGCCGTGGCAGAACGGCCGCTTGATACCGCGCCTCCCGACATTCCACCCGGGCTCCCGTCTGAGTTGCTCGAACGCCGGCCGGACATCTCCGCCGCCGAGCGGAGGATGGCCGCCGCAAACGCGAGCGTTGGCGTGGCCAGGGCCGCGTTCTTCCCCACGATCCTGTTCAACGGCTTGGGGGGTTTTGAAAGCCTGAATGCCGGGACCGTGTTTAATTGGCAGAGCCGTTTTTGGTCCGTCGGACCGTCACTGACGTTGCCGCTTTTCGAGGGTGGACGAAACGTGGCCAACCTTCGGGCGGCACGGGCGGCTTATGAACAGACCGTGGCCAATTACCGTCAAACTGTACTGGCAGCATTTGCCGACGTGGAAGATAATTTGGCCGCCCAGAATTTCTTGACCGTTCAAGGCAACGCGGAAATTGAGGCCCTGCGGGCAGCCCGTAAGCAACTCGAAATTGCCGACAACCGTTATCGCGCCGGTCTCGTCACCTATCTTGAGGTAGCGACAGCGCAAAACACCGCGTTGGGCATCGAGATCACCACCGTGCAATTGCGCGGCCAGCAACTCGTGGCGGCGGTGGCGCTGGTGAAATCGCTCGGCGGTGGCTGGCAGAATCCTTTCGCGGCGGCGCAAACTTCCCAACCGGCAGCTCCTTCACTCACCAGGAAAAGTGATTGA
- a CDS encoding efflux RND transporter periplasmic adaptor subunit, with amino-acid sequence MNSLENSPTQSPETRGLASPIAALGQEDGKPPVKLRRIGVVVVALILVGFSIGFIPRWYQRAVVRAETLDLATSTVRVVSPTPSESPGGLLLPAEVRPLVEAPIFARANGYLKRWLVDIGAHVDTGQLIAEIEIPELDQQLEQARAELAQTEAALALAKTTAERWADLLKTASVSEQENAEKQADFKLKTATVEAARANVHRLEQLVSFARVTAPFAGTITARNTDVGDLIVAGSSKELFRLAQTETLRVYVRVPQTAAHGIAPGQPADVLIPEMPGRVFPAKVVTTSGAMATDSRTLLTELAVDNSKNEILPGSYAQVRFLDTAPSATLTLPSNALLFRAQGLQVGVVGTNGKVDLRSVQIGRDFGQNVEVLSGVNASDKVIVNPSDSLVSGTTVRLAEAPKTVATK; translated from the coding sequence ATGAACTCACTTGAGAACAGTCCAACACAATCCCCGGAAACCAGGGGACTTGCGTCGCCCATCGCGGCGCTTGGCCAGGAAGACGGGAAGCCGCCAGTCAAACTGCGCCGCATTGGCGTTGTCGTCGTGGCCTTGATCCTGGTCGGTTTCAGCATCGGGTTTATCCCACGCTGGTATCAACGTGCGGTTGTACGCGCCGAGACACTTGATCTGGCCACATCCACGGTTCGCGTCGTGTCGCCGACGCCCAGTGAATCTCCCGGCGGTCTTTTACTGCCAGCGGAAGTCAGACCGCTGGTGGAAGCACCGATCTTCGCGCGGGCCAATGGTTATCTCAAGCGCTGGCTGGTGGATATCGGCGCCCATGTCGATACCGGCCAGTTGATTGCCGAAATCGAGATACCGGAATTGGACCAACAACTCGAACAGGCCCGCGCCGAACTTGCGCAGACGGAGGCGGCTCTGGCGCTGGCCAAGACCACCGCTGAGCGTTGGGCCGATCTGCTCAAGACTGCCAGCGTTAGTGAACAGGAAAATGCGGAGAAGCAGGCGGACTTCAAGCTCAAGACCGCAACCGTCGAGGCCGCGCGCGCCAACGTTCATCGTCTGGAGCAACTCGTGTCCTTTGCGCGGGTCACGGCCCCGTTTGCGGGAACGATCACCGCGCGCAACACAGATGTGGGCGATCTCATCGTGGCGGGCAGCAGTAAGGAGCTTTTCCGACTGGCACAAACCGAGACGCTTCGCGTTTACGTGCGCGTGCCGCAGACAGCCGCTCATGGGATTGCTCCGGGGCAACCGGCGGATGTGCTGATTCCAGAAATGCCCGGTCGGGTCTTTCCGGCAAAGGTTGTCACCACCTCGGGAGCGATGGCGACGGATTCCCGCACGTTGCTGACCGAACTGGCAGTGGACAACTCCAAGAATGAAATCCTGCCGGGCAGCTACGCCCAGGTGCGTTTCCTCGATACGGCGCCCAGCGCAACGCTGACGTTGCCCTCAAATGCGTTGTTATTCCGCGCCCAAGGGTTGCAGGTCGGCGTTGTGGGAACGAACGGCAAGGTCGATCTGCGCAGCGTGCAAATCGGTCGCGACTTTGGCCAGAACGTTGAAGTGCTTTCCGGGGTCAACGCCAGCGACAAGGTCATCGTCAACCCTTCGGACTCGCTGGTTAGCGGCACGACCGTTCGCCTCGCGGAAGCGCCCAAGACGGTAGCAACCAAATGA
- a CDS encoding DUF2231 domain-containing protein, producing MSFLAAKVLTLALVLLTLGIQDAGAEQEPTQAVSTVSIQASSTPQILANHVHAIFKARCTECHGADLSRPKGKFGYVLDLARVAANPKMVVPGMPGQSELYQTVLHDEMPPPKSKRPPLTSEEKDIVKSWIEVGAPANLPDENATKAPPLTIGRRVLRDIGQFHPPSTHFPIALLIIALPAEFLWKLTRKDSWRTTVQFCVMLGAVTAVITATLGWCDAPFSTYAGVSASVLWWHRWFGTATAVWAVLTAVLLELSNRRRNPGRLSSYFRLTLIIGVVLVSIAGYLGASLIYGLNHFSW from the coding sequence GTGAGTTTCCTCGCCGCCAAGGTGCTCACTCTGGCCTTGGTTTTGTTGACGTTAGGCATACAGGACGCCGGGGCAGAACAAGAACCAACCCAGGCCGTATCGACGGTATCAATCCAGGCGTCGTCCACCCCGCAGATTCTTGCCAACCACGTTCACGCAATTTTCAAAGCCAGGTGCACGGAGTGTCATGGCGCAGATCTCTCGCGGCCCAAGGGCAAATTCGGCTACGTCCTCGACCTCGCCCGCGTCGCCGCGAATCCCAAGATGGTCGTCCCCGGAATGCCCGGGCAATCGGAGCTTTACCAGACGGTGTTGCATGACGAAATGCCGCCACCCAAATCCAAACGGCCGCCGTTGACCTCCGAGGAAAAAGATATTGTTAAATCCTGGATCGAAGTCGGTGCGCCCGCCAATCTTCCCGACGAGAATGCGACGAAGGCCCCGCCGTTGACAATCGGACGCCGCGTCCTTCGCGACATTGGGCAGTTCCATCCGCCGTCCACGCATTTTCCCATCGCCCTGCTCATCATCGCGTTACCAGCCGAGTTCCTCTGGAAACTCACCCGCAAAGACTCGTGGAGAACGACGGTTCAATTTTGCGTCATGCTTGGCGCGGTGACCGCGGTAATCACGGCAACCCTGGGTTGGTGCGACGCCCCATTTTCAACCTACGCCGGCGTCTCGGCATCCGTGCTGTGGTGGCATCGCTGGTTCGGCACTGCAACCGCCGTTTGGGCCGTATTGACGGCTGTACTTTTGGAATTGTCAAACCGCCGGAGAAATCCGGGACGCCTGTCCAGCTACTTCCGCCTGACTCTGATTATTGGCGTTGTTCTGGTCAGCATCGCCGGTTATCTGGGCGCTTCTCTGATCTACGGCCTCAATCACTTTTCCTGGTGA
- a CDS encoding efflux RND transporter permease subunit, whose translation MWIVRLALRRPYTFVVAALLLLLLTPFILLRTPTDIFPAINIPVVSIVWNYTGLNAVEMENRIVYNEERFLTTTVNNIEHIESSSYNGIGVIKVFFRQGTSADAGVAQITAVSQTALRVLPPGTTPPLIIQYNASTVPILQYGVSSQTLSEQEVFDTSVNQIRVGLITVQGAAIPFPYGGKQRLVSVDLDLKALQSQNLSPADVVTAITLQNFVLPSGTAKIGSTEYDINLNTSPKLLEELNDLPIKTINGAVIRVRDVAQVRDGYLPQQNVVRQDGLRSVLISILKTGTASTLSVAKGVKQAMAAAMNTVSDKLVVKQFIDQSVFVRSAISGVVREGVIAACLTAIMILLFLGSWRGTVIIALSIPLSVLVSLATLSALGETINLMTLGGLALAVGILVDDATVELENVHRQMALGKPTIQAILDGAQEIALPAFVSTLCICIVFVPMFFLTGVARYLFVPLAEAVVFAMLASYALSRTLVPTMVMFFYRHVEYHGHGADPSKVAPWLRPFARIQVSFEKGFDKLRENYRFLLGVVFEHRILFAVIFLAFCLGSCLLIPFLGQDFFPSVDAGTFRLHARVHSGTRIEETAKAIDEIEADIRQEIPHKELHGILDNIGLPNSSINLTYSDSGVSGPNDADILVSLNEGHRPTAEYVRRLRLRLNRNFPGTTFYFLPADIVSQTINFGLPAPFDIQVVGRDQVKNREVAARLIDKIRRIPGAVDVRIQQPGDRPKLDFAIDRTKASEMGLTENDVANSVLLNLSGSSQVTPSYWVNFGLGIQYVLNIRAPEYRMDSLTDINSMPVSASQPGAGNGQLLSNLASFKRGAGPPVVSHYDVRPVLDIFGGVSGRDLGGVLRDIQPLIKQAEKELPRGSLILLRGQAETMHSSFIGLSIGLVGAIALIYLLLVVNFQSWLDPFIIITALPGALAGVVWALHITITTVSVPALMGAIMSLGVATANSVLVVTFARNHLREGHDSLQSALEAGVGRLRPVIMTALAMIIGMLPMALGFGEGGEQNAPLGRAVIGGLVVATFATLFFVPVVFSLLRRRATTSNQEKVDAVIASHGILPTTVHT comes from the coding sequence ATGTGGATTGTCCGCCTAGCGCTTCGTCGTCCCTATACCTTTGTCGTGGCGGCATTGCTGCTCTTGTTATTGACGCCGTTCATTCTGCTGCGCACACCAACGGACATTTTTCCTGCCATTAATATTCCAGTCGTCAGCATCGTCTGGAACTATACCGGCTTGAACGCGGTGGAGATGGAAAACCGCATTGTCTACAATGAGGAGCGCTTCCTGACCACGACGGTCAACAATATCGAGCACATCGAGTCCTCTTCCTATAACGGCATCGGCGTCATCAAAGTGTTCTTTCGCCAGGGGACCTCGGCGGACGCTGGCGTGGCGCAGATTACAGCCGTCTCACAGACTGCTTTGCGCGTGCTGCCACCCGGGACCACGCCGCCGCTTATTATCCAGTACAACGCATCCACGGTCCCCATCCTTCAATATGGCGTCAGCAGCCAGACACTTTCCGAGCAGGAAGTTTTCGACACCAGCGTGAACCAGATCCGCGTCGGCCTGATCACCGTGCAAGGCGCAGCCATCCCGTTCCCGTACGGCGGCAAACAACGTCTGGTATCCGTGGACCTTGATCTGAAAGCGTTACAGTCCCAGAACCTTTCTCCCGCCGATGTCGTCACGGCGATCACTCTCCAGAATTTCGTACTACCCAGCGGCACGGCGAAGATCGGCTCCACGGAATACGACATCAACCTTAATACCAGCCCAAAATTGCTGGAGGAATTGAATGATCTGCCAATCAAGACCATTAACGGGGCCGTGATCCGTGTTCGGGATGTGGCCCAGGTGCGCGATGGTTATCTGCCCCAGCAAAATGTTGTCCGCCAGGACGGCCTTCGCAGCGTGTTGATCAGTATTCTCAAGACCGGGACAGCCTCGACCTTGAGTGTTGCGAAGGGCGTCAAGCAAGCGATGGCGGCTGCGATGAACACGGTTTCCGATAAACTCGTTGTGAAGCAATTCATCGATCAGTCAGTCTTCGTACGCTCCGCCATCTCGGGTGTGGTACGCGAGGGCGTGATCGCGGCATGTTTAACGGCGATTATGATCCTTTTGTTTCTGGGTTCGTGGCGGGGCACGGTCATCATCGCCCTCTCGATTCCACTTTCGGTGCTGGTCTCATTGGCCACGCTGAGCGCATTGGGCGAAACGATCAACCTGATGACCTTGGGTGGGTTGGCACTGGCCGTCGGCATACTCGTGGACGACGCGACGGTTGAGTTGGAGAATGTCCACCGTCAAATGGCGCTGGGGAAGCCGACCATCCAGGCGATTCTGGACGGAGCGCAGGAAATCGCGTTGCCGGCATTTGTCTCCACGCTGTGCATCTGCATTGTGTTCGTGCCCATGTTTTTCCTGACGGGTGTGGCGCGGTATTTGTTCGTGCCACTGGCGGAGGCGGTGGTGTTCGCCATGCTGGCCAGCTATGCACTGTCCCGAACACTGGTGCCGACGATGGTAATGTTTTTTTACCGTCACGTGGAGTATCACGGCCACGGCGCCGATCCCAGCAAGGTCGCGCCGTGGTTGCGTCCGTTTGCCCGGATACAAGTCAGCTTTGAAAAGGGTTTTGACAAACTGCGGGAGAACTACCGGTTCCTGCTTGGCGTCGTCTTTGAGCACCGGATCCTCTTTGCCGTGATATTCCTGGCATTTTGCCTCGGCTCGTGCCTGCTGATCCCGTTTCTCGGACAGGATTTCTTTCCGTCAGTTGACGCGGGAACCTTTCGGTTGCACGCACGGGTTCACAGCGGCACGCGTATTGAGGAGACCGCCAAGGCGATCGATGAGATCGAAGCCGATATTCGCCAGGAGATCCCCCACAAAGAATTACACGGCATTCTCGATAACATTGGCTTGCCGAACTCGTCAATCAACCTCACGTATAGCGACAGTGGCGTCTCGGGGCCAAATGACGCGGACATTCTGGTCTCACTCAATGAAGGACATCGGCCCACCGCCGAGTATGTCCGTCGTTTGCGGCTCCGTTTGAACCGCAATTTTCCTGGGACGACATTTTATTTTCTGCCGGCGGACATTGTCAGCCAAACGATCAACTTCGGCTTGCCCGCGCCGTTCGACATTCAGGTGGTTGGTCGTGACCAGGTTAAGAACCGCGAAGTGGCCGCGCGCTTGATTGACAAAATTCGCCGGATCCCCGGCGCGGTCGATGTGCGCATCCAGCAACCCGGCGACCGGCCCAAGCTCGATTTCGCGATCGATCGCACGAAGGCCTCCGAGATGGGACTGACGGAGAATGACGTGGCCAACTCGGTGTTGCTGAACCTCAGCGGCAGCAGCCAGGTAACGCCTTCCTACTGGGTGAATTTTGGCCTCGGGATCCAGTATGTATTGAACATCCGCGCCCCCGAGTACCGCATGGATTCACTAACCGATATCAACTCGATGCCGGTAAGCGCCAGTCAGCCCGGCGCCGGCAATGGCCAACTACTCTCGAATCTCGCCAGCTTCAAGCGCGGCGCGGGACCGCCAGTCGTCTCTCATTATGATGTGCGGCCTGTGCTCGATATCTTTGGCGGCGTCAGCGGTCGCGACCTGGGCGGGGTGTTGCGGGATATCCAGCCGTTGATCAAACAGGCGGAGAAAGAACTGCCGCGTGGCAGCCTCATCTTGCTGCGCGGTCAGGCGGAAACGATGCATTCCAGTTTCATCGGGCTGAGCATCGGCTTGGTGGGGGCCATTGCGCTCATTTATTTGCTGTTGGTCGTCAACTTCCAGAGTTGGCTCGACCCGTTCATCATCATCACAGCGCTGCCGGGCGCGCTTGCCGGTGTGGTCTGGGCCTTGCATATCACAATCACCACGGTCAGCGTTCCGGCTCTGATGGGCGCCATCATGAGCCTCGGCGTTGCCACGGCAAATTCCGTTCTCGTGGTTACTTTCGCGCGAAATCACCTGCGCGAAGGACATGACTCGCTGCAATCGGCCCTGGAGGCCGGGGTCGGCCGTCTGCGTCCGGTAATTATGACCGCTCTGGCCATGATCATCGGCATGCTTCCCATGGCCCTGGGCTTTGGGGAGGGCGGCGAACAGAATGCGCCCCTGGGTCGCGCGGTCATTGGCGGCCTGGTCGTCGCCACCTTTGCCACACTCTTTTTTGTGCCGGTTGTGTTCAGTCTGTTGCGCCGTCGTGCGACGACTTCGAACCAGGAGAAAGTCGATGCGGTGATCGCGTCACACGGCATTCTGCCAACTACAGTGCATACATGA
- a CDS encoding cytochrome b562, with protein MEAINRSLRLINRQYADPAQKTSTLELVGTMQKHAETARTLTPPKADTMAAADQARYLDTFHKDLDALIKEIGLLKQAITAGKVDATKAEIDKIKQLEDSSHKELGVGGGGGHKRGGPLPSGQ; from the coding sequence ATGGAGGCGATCAATCGCAGCCTTCGCCTGATCAACCGCCAATATGCCGACCCGGCGCAGAAGACATCCACCTTGGAACTCGTGGGGACGATGCAAAAACACGCGGAGACGGCCCGGACGCTCACGCCGCCGAAGGCCGATACGATGGCGGCTGCGGATCAAGCCAGGTATCTCGACACGTTTCACAAGGACCTGGACGCCCTGATCAAGGAGATCGGCCTGTTGAAGCAGGCCATTACCGCCGGCAAGGTGGATGCCACCAAGGCGGAGATCGACAAGATCAAGCAGTTGGAGGACTCAAGCCACAAGGAACTTGGCGTAGGCGGTGGTGGAGGCCACAAGCGTGGAGGCCCGCTGCCATCGGGACAGTAA
- a CDS encoding efflux RND transporter permease subunit has protein sequence MNVSEPFIHRPAGTSLLAAGLFLMGIVAYHFLPVAAIPRVDYPIISVSASLPGAEPATVASALAAPLERRLAQISGVSEITSISTLGGCSVTIQFDLNRNIDGAARDVQAAINAASSELPLDLPNPPTYRKVNPADAPIMVLAMTSDTLPAPQVFEYGDTIIGQKLSQVEGVSQVTITGAEKSAVRIQVNPAALASTGLSLEDIRTFLGQVAVDLPKGSFDGERLSYTIVSNDQLVDAREFRPLILRQKNNVPIKLSSLGKVVEGVENNLLGGWSGTKRAVLVIISKQAGANVIETVERIKAQLPQLERWIPPTVKLSILSDRTTTIRASVNDVELSLVLSISLVVMVIFLFLRRFWPTFIASVTVPLALAGTFGVMYLLNYSVDNLSLMAITISVGFVVDDAIVVIENVFRFIEKGDTTLQAALQGARQIGFTVITISTSLVAVFIPLLFMGGLIGRLFHEFAVTLSLAILVSGVISLTLTPMMCSRFLKPESAYGPPSRLYRVCEGTFNWLLAGYEHGLKWVLRHQSFMLLVALATIIATIWLYVIVPKGFFPQQDTGVMIGVTEAAQDISFATMANLQAQVAQIVLADPAVDTVGSFIGAASGNSTVNNGRMFITLKPLSRRKVHVDEVINRLRRKLTDVPGITLFLQAIQDIRVGGRLGKAQYQYALQSGDLGELNHWSTVLVDKLRTIKDLKDVSSDQQMSGLQANIVVDRDAASRLGVSPQVIDNTLYDAFGQRQVATIYEQYNQHHVILEVSPEYQLDPASLSKIYVQSDTGQQVPLASVAKFTTSNTSLSVNHQGQFPAVTISFNLATGVSLGKAAELIQSAAQELRMPSSVQGSFQGTAQVFQATLTSMPLLIVAALLAVYIVLGMLYESLIHPVTILLSLPSAGVGAVLALMIFGVDLSLVSFIGIILLMGIVKKNAIMMIDFALEAERVEGLTPEEAIYKACVIRFRPIMMTTMAALLGAVPLAIGLGTGSELRRPLGIAVVGGLLFSQVLTLYTTPVVYLFFEHLRRRVKLRRHQANEGELATVQ, from the coding sequence ATGAACGTTTCCGAACCTTTCATTCATCGTCCGGCGGGAACATCCCTGTTGGCCGCGGGACTCTTCCTGATGGGAATCGTGGCCTATCATTTTCTCCCGGTCGCGGCAATCCCGCGTGTCGACTATCCCATCATTTCGGTCTCGGCATCGTTGCCGGGTGCGGAACCGGCCACGGTCGCTTCCGCCCTCGCCGCTCCGCTGGAACGTCGCCTGGCCCAGATTTCCGGCGTCTCGGAGATTACCTCCATCAGCACACTTGGCGGTTGTTCGGTGACCATTCAGTTCGATTTGAATCGCAATATCGACGGCGCGGCCCGCGACGTACAGGCCGCCATTAACGCCGCTTCCAGCGAATTACCCCTCGACCTTCCCAACCCACCGACCTATCGCAAGGTGAACCCGGCCGACGCGCCAATCATGGTCTTGGCGATGACTTCCGATACATTGCCGGCTCCGCAGGTCTTCGAATACGGTGACACGATCATCGGCCAGAAACTCAGCCAGGTCGAGGGGGTCAGCCAGGTCACCATCACGGGCGCGGAAAAATCCGCCGTGCGTATTCAGGTTAATCCCGCTGCGCTGGCTTCCACCGGCCTCAGTCTCGAAGACATTCGCACTTTTCTTGGACAGGTCGCGGTCGATCTCCCCAAGGGCAGCTTCGATGGCGAACGCCTGTCTTATACGATTGTCAGTAACGACCAACTGGTGGATGCCCGTGAATTTCGTCCCTTGATTCTACGTCAAAAGAACAATGTTCCCATCAAGCTCAGTTCGCTGGGCAAAGTGGTGGAGGGCGTCGAGAACAACCTGTTGGGCGGCTGGTCGGGCACGAAGCGGGCTGTGTTGGTCATCATTTCCAAGCAAGCGGGTGCGAACGTCATCGAGACCGTGGAGCGAATCAAGGCGCAACTCCCCCAACTGGAGCGATGGATCCCGCCGACCGTGAAGCTCTCCATACTCAGCGACCGGACCACCACCATTCGCGCTTCGGTCAACGACGTGGAACTCTCTTTGGTTCTTAGCATCAGCCTGGTTGTGATGGTAATCTTTCTCTTTCTGCGCCGATTCTGGCCCACATTTATCGCAAGCGTGACGGTGCCGCTCGCGCTCGCCGGCACCTTCGGTGTCATGTATCTACTGAACTACAGCGTCGACAACCTTTCGTTGATGGCCATTACCATCTCGGTTGGCTTTGTCGTCGATGACGCCATCGTTGTCATCGAGAATGTTTTTCGGTTTATCGAGAAGGGCGACACCACCCTGCAAGCGGCGCTTCAGGGCGCCCGGCAGATCGGCTTCACGGTGATCACCATCAGCACATCCCTCGTGGCGGTGTTCATTCCCCTCCTCTTCATGGGTGGATTGATCGGCCGTTTGTTTCATGAATTCGCGGTTACGCTCAGCCTCGCCATCCTGGTGTCCGGGGTGATATCGCTCACTCTTACCCCGATGATGTGTTCCCGTTTTCTAAAACCGGAATCCGCCTACGGGCCGCCAAGCCGGTTGTATCGAGTGTGTGAAGGGACATTCAATTGGCTATTGGCCGGCTACGAGCACGGGCTCAAATGGGTCCTGCGCCACCAGAGCTTCATGTTGCTGGTTGCGCTGGCAACCATTATCGCCACCATTTGGCTCTACGTCATTGTGCCGAAGGGATTCTTCCCGCAACAGGATACTGGCGTGATGATCGGCGTGACCGAGGCGGCCCAGGACATCTCGTTCGCCACCATGGCCAACCTTCAGGCTCAAGTCGCCCAGATCGTCCTCGCCGATCCGGCGGTCGATACGGTGGGTTCGTTTATCGGGGCCGCCTCCGGCAATTCGACCGTGAACAACGGCCGCATGTTCATCACCCTCAAACCGCTTTCGCGAAGAAAAGTGCATGTGGACGAAGTTATCAACCGGCTCAGGCGTAAATTGACGGATGTGCCCGGCATCACGCTTTTCCTGCAGGCAATTCAGGATATCCGGGTCGGCGGTCGGCTCGGCAAGGCCCAATACCAATACGCCCTGCAGTCGGGAGACCTGGGCGAACTCAACCACTGGTCCACGGTACTGGTGGACAAGCTCCGCACGATCAAGGACCTCAAGGATGTCAGCAGTGACCAGCAAATGAGCGGGCTGCAAGCCAACATCGTCGTTGATCGCGATGCGGCGTCCCGCCTCGGCGTTTCTCCCCAGGTGATCGACAACACTCTGTACGATGCCTTTGGGCAGCGGCAGGTCGCGACGATCTACGAGCAGTACAATCAGCACCACGTCATCCTTGAGGTTTCTCCCGAGTATCAGTTGGATCCCGCGTCGTTGAGCAAGATCTATGTGCAGTCCGACACCGGCCAGCAGGTGCCACTGGCCAGTGTCGCGAAATTCACGACGAGCAATACCAGCCTGTCCGTCAATCACCAGGGTCAATTCCCGGCAGTCACCATTTCCTTCAACCTAGCCACCGGCGTCTCGCTTGGCAAGGCCGCCGAGTTGATCCAAAGCGCCGCGCAGGAACTGCGGATGCCCTCGAGTGTGCAAGGCAGCTTCCAGGGCACCGCGCAGGTCTTCCAGGCTACGTTGACGTCCATGCCCTTGCTGATCGTCGCGGCGCTTCTTGCGGTGTATATCGTGTTGGGAATGCTGTACGAAAGCCTGATCCATCCCGTCACGATTCTCCTGTCGCTCCCGTCGGCAGGAGTCGGGGCCGTGTTGGCTCTCATGATTTTTGGCGTCGATCTTTCGCTGGTTTCCTTTATCGGCATCATTCTACTGATGGGCATCGTGAAGAAAAATGCCATCATGATGATCGACTTCGCCCTCGAAGCCGAGCGCGTGGAAGGTTTGACCCCGGAAGAGGCGATCTACAAAGCCTGCGTCATCCGCTTCCGCCCGATCATGATGACCACGATGGCCGCGCTGCTCGGCGCGGTTCCTCTCGCCATCGGGCTCGGGACGGGCTCGGAATTGCGCCGACCGCTGGGGATTGCCGTCGTGGGCGGCCTGTTGTTCTCGCAGGTCCTCACCCTATACACCACTCCCGTGGTTTATCTCTTCTTCGAACACCTGCGCCGGCGCGTCAAGCTTCGCCGTCACCAAGCCAATGAGGGCGAACTCGCAACGGTACAGTAG